From Plasmodium chabaudi chabaudi strain AS genome assembly, chromosome: 12, the proteins below share one genomic window:
- a CDS encoding acyl-CoA synthetase, putative (pfam_scan;Pfam:PF00501.24; E()=3.4E-76;score=256.4;query 52-538;description=AMP-binding;~iprscan;InterPro:IPR020845 : AMP-binding, conserved site;Prosite:PS00455; score=1.0;query 241-252;description=AMP-binding, conserved site;~iprscan;Superfamily:SSF56801; score=2.75E-92;query 34-677;description=null;~iprscan;InterPro:IPR000873 : AMP-dependent synthetase and ligase;Pfam:PF00501; score=9.1E-74;query 53-538;description=AMP-dependent synthetase/ligase), translated as MFTSTGKLLYSVEYSPSKSKDSTGVFRNPKFKDKLVDNFDEVPLTSVWDGFNKSAEKYKNKQCFGTRVRKDGKLGEYQWKTFQEVRELIILVGSGLINKNVCPVIDCEDPTVPKGRFLGLYLPNCEEWNICDFSCNAFNIITVPLYDSLGIESSKFILDQTMMQTITCNKPCALKLLKSLGSFEQMFIKTLILVEKEIDPEIKKLSSQLNIKIVTWDDLIESGKKKRLEPKPGKLNDICSICYTSGTTGYPKGVIMTNHNFVAQMASSCYGPIKLPNLIIDEKDTHLSYLPLAHIYERIMLSIFIYLGIRIGYYSGNILALTDDIQALKPTLFLSVPRLYNRIHEKICNSLKKKPSLLQSLFNKGLDQKIKKLNSTGNPSSFFWDTLLFNKAKKILGGNVRGMLNGSAPLGVEVAKRLKCIFSVPLMEGFGMTEGLGCLFITNTYDKDVGHIGGPLPATEFRLVSVPEMNYLVTDNPPRGELLLRGPTICSLGYFKLEKETSELIDEEGWMRTGDIACFSSNNSLTIIDRKKNIFKLSQGEYVAVEKIESVYKQSLFIGQIFVFGYSHESFLVCIVFPSFDTMEIWAKENKINKPNDEIIKLEKFKNDVIQDLVKIGKNNGLNGYEQIKDIHFIMDGFTIENDLMTPTGKIKRHAVQIKFKQDIDKMYERVKKAQLNNKETNAK; from the coding sequence ATGTTTACTAGCACGGGTAAGCTTCTTTATTCTGTTGAATATAGCCCGTCCAAGAGTAAGGACTCGACAGGTGTTTTCAGAAATCCAAAGTTCAAAGATAAGTTGGTAGATAATTTTGACGAGGTTCCATTAACTAGTGTATGGGATGGGTTTAATAAATCAGCtgagaaatataaaaataagcaatGCTTTGGTACAAGAGTTCGTAAAGATGGTAAATTAGGTGAATATCAATGGAAAACATTTCAAGAAGTACGAGAATTGATTATATTAGTTGGTTCCggtttaataaataagaaTGTATGTCCAGTAATTGATTGTGAAGATCCAACAGTTCCCAAAGGACGATTTTTAGGTTTATATTTACCTAATTGTGAAGAATGGAATATATGTGATTTTAGTTGTAACgcatttaatattattaccgTACCTTTATATGATTCATTAGGTATTGAATCTagcaaatttatattagaTCAAACAATGATGCAAACAATTACATGTAATAAACCATGTGCCttgaaattattaaaatctTTGGGATCATTTGAAcaaatgtttataaaaacattaatattagttgaaaaagaaatagatccagaaataaaaaaattaagtagtcaattaaatataaaaatagtaacatGGGATGATTTAATAGAATcaggaaagaaaaaaagattAGAACCCAAACCaggaaaattaaatgatatttGTTCAATATGTTATACATCTGGTACTACTGGATATCCTAAGGGAGTTATAATGACTAACCACAATTTTGTTGCACAAATGGCCTCATCATGTTATGGACCCATAAAATTACCTAATCTTATTATAGATGAAAAAGATACCCATTTATCTTATCTTCCATTAGcacatatttatgaaagGATTATGTtgtctatatttatatacttaGGTATAAGAATTGGATATTACTCAGGAAATATATTAGCTTTGACTGATGATATTCAAGCATTGAAACCAACTTTATTTCTTAGTGTACCTAGATTATATAATAGAAtacatgaaaaaatatgcaattctttaaaaaaaaaacccTCGCTTTTACAATCATTGTTTAATAAGGGACTTGatcagaaaataaaaaaattaaatagtaCTGGTAATCCTTCTAGTTTTTTTTGGgatacattattatttaataaagcaaaaaaaatattaggtGGAAATGTAAGAGGAATGTTAAATGGTTCTGCTCCTCTTGGTGTAGAAGTAGCAAAGAgattaaaatgtatattctCTGTTCCATTAATGGAAGGGTTTGGTATGACTGAAGGATTGggttgtttatttattacaaataCTTATGATAAGGATGTAGGACATATTGGTGGTCCCTTACCAGCTACTGAATTTAGATTAGTATCCGTACCagaaatgaattatttagTTACTGATAATCCACCAAGGGGTGAATTGCTTTTAAGAGGCCCAACAATATGTAGTTTAGGATATTTTAAGTTAGAGAAAGAAACAAGTGAATTGATAGATGAAGAAGGATGGATGAGAACAGGTGATATTGCTTGCTTTAGCTCAAACAATTCATTAACTATTATTGatagaaagaaaaatatatttaaattatcacAAGGTGAATATGTAGCAgtagaaaaaatagaatcagtttataaacaatcattatttattgggCAGATATTTGTTTTTGGATATTCGCATGAATCCTTTTTAGTATGTATTGTTTTCCCATCTTTTGATACAATGGAAATATGGgcaaaggaaaataaaataaataaaccaaatgatgaaattataaaattagaaaaattcaaaaatgaTGTTATCCAAGATTTAGTTAAAATCggtaaaaataatggacTAAATGGATATGAACAAATTAAagatattcattttattatggATGGATTTACTATTGAAAATGATTTGATGACACCAActggaaaaataaaaagacatGCTGTACAGATTAAATTCAAACAAGATATTGACAAAATGTATGAACGTGTAAAAAAAGCACAattgaataataaagaaacgaatgcaaaataa
- a CDS encoding zinc finger protein, putative (term=annotation;date=20110421;qualifier=removed_product=conserved Plasmodium protein, unknown function;qualifier=added_product=zinc finger protein, putative;curatorName=ucb@sanger.ac.uk;~term=annotation;date=20170314;qualifier=added_GO:0005829;qualifier=added_literature=pmid:28288121;curatorName=ucb@sanger.ac.uk;~iprscan;InterPro:IPR000571 : Zinc finger, CCCH-type;SMART:SM00356; score=0.07;query 93-119;description=Zinc finger, CCCH-type;~iprscan;InterPro:IPR000571 : Zinc finger, CCCH-type;Prosite:PS50103; score=12.521;query 93-120;description=Zinc finger, CCCH-type;~iprscan;InterPro:IPR000571 : Zinc finger, CCCH-type;SMART:SM00356; score=0.03;query 23-49;description=Zinc finger, CCCH-type;~iprscan;InterPro:IPR000571 : Zinc finger, CCCH-type;SMART:SM00356; score=15.0;query 59-84;description=Zinc finger, CCCH-type;~iprscan;InterPro:IPR000571 : Zinc finger, CCCH-type;Prosite:PS50103; score=8.174;query 58-85;description=Zinc finger, CCCH-type;~iprscan;InterPro:IPR000571 : Zinc finger, CCCH-type;Prosite:PS50103; score=14.511;query 23-50;description=Zinc finger, CCCH-type;~iprscan;InterPro:IPR036855 : Zinc finger, CCCH-type superfamily;Superfamily:SSF90229; score=1.83E-5;query 93-124;description=Zinc finger, CCCH-type superfamily;~iprscan;InterPro:IPR036855 : Zinc finger, CCCH-type superfamily;Superfamily:SSF90229; score=1.02E-7;query 21-54;description=Zinc finger, CCCH-type superfamily): MMTKNVNNQSPLVVTQIPRKKQFYKTKMCPWFFSGRCDRGIDCLFAHSQEELNPIPDLSFTSLCPLAKKSGLCKNEKCSYAHSVCELRPTGDLYKTAPCTKFLRGKCNAESHCRHAHYIEELRPLPGNISPSQNAINLMLAAPLTASMQKISKPKNNFFMDENRGNLNNNGVGKKNEKDLKNSTSISCNNYSLQNSLNNTRFGKKYMKNASVDNSILLGTSNMDLNPSNSNNSIHSHVTSNMNNNNELAIHNNINENILNNIMNTTNNNGNNNMNKPYRKSSSYSSKLYALLKGKDNKDGNNMNNLKFKSFLMNNHDMNNTNNANASNSSAGILSNFNIRKIHSAGNKSSDNTNGGYKSINEMMNQDMNMNCSINSNNRGGPGALVKKGTSMTNNNTMVKTGNGNMGGSNMSIGMNTKMNSNVSMASGHSNITNQHYGINRGQKNDGLHYSSFSTKEPSSPMRIPSNSSKEYAEGNETNLVDTIEHMEITAQDSVLKVIEDDNEKFNTSDIKKFFKLLQMTNANNYNDENFLYNDADMNQGVNNNMYEQYKSPSIPANIMKQQMNPDLSRTPEQYSQNNNVNNNNANNNNNKYDINDNIKNIYKINNNNLASCSNFWNFPEDEFPAPASKIAQDVEIFDY; encoded by the coding sequence atgatgacCAAAAACGTGAATAATCAATCACCATTAGTTGTGACTCAAATACCacgaaaaaaacaattttataaaactaAAATGTGCCCATGGTTTTTTTCTGGGAGATGTGATAGAGGTATAGATTGTTTGTTTGCACATTCACAAGAAGAATTAAATCCAATTCCTGATTTATCATTTACTAGCTTATGCCCATTAGCAAAAAAATCAGgattatgtaaaaatgaaaaatgtagTTATGCACATTCAGTATGTGAATTAAGACCTACAGgagatttatataaaactgCACCATGTACTAAATTTTTAAGAGGGAAATGCAATGCTGAATCTCATTGTCGACATGCTCATTATATTGAAGAATTAAGACCATTACCTGGAAATATATCCCCATCACAAAATGCAATAAATTTGATGTTAGCTGCACCTTTAACAGCTTctatgcaaaaaataagcaaacctaaaaataatttttttatggatGAGAATAGAggaaatttaaataataatggtgttggcaaaaaaaatgaaaaagatttaaaaaattcgaCTTCAATATcatgtaataattattcattacaaaatagtttaaataatactagatttggaaaaaaatatatgaaaaatgcaAGTGTTGATAATAGTATTTTATTAGGAACTAGTAATATGGACTTAAACCCAAGCAATAGTAACAATAGCATACATAGCCATGTTACTtcaaatatgaataataataatgagcTAGCTATTCATAacaatattaatgaaaatattcttaacaatataatgaatactactaataataatggaaataataatatgaacaagCCATATAGAAAAAGTTCCTCTTACTCAAGTAAATTATATGCTCTCTTAAAAGGtaaagataataaagatggaaacaatatgaataacttaaaatttaaatcctttttaatgaataaccatgatatgaataatacCAACAATGCCAATGCTAGTAATAGTAGTGCAGGCATATTAAGCAACTTTAATATTCGAAAAATCCATAGTGCAGGAAATAAAAGTAGTGACAATACTAATGGAGGATATAAATctataaatgaaatgatGAATCAAGATATGAATATGAACTGTTCGATAAATAGTAACAATAGAGGAGGACCAGGAGCATTGGTTAAAAAGGGAACAAGCAtgacaaataataatactatgGTAAAAACAGGAAATGGAAATATGGGAGGATCAAATATGAGTATTGGAATGAACACAAAAATGAATTCAAATGTAAGTATGGCTAGTGGACATAGTAATATAACTAACCAACATTATGGAATTAATAGAggacaaaaaaatgatgggCTACATTATTCTTCATTCTCAACTAAAGAACCTTCATCACCTATGAGAATCCCAAGTAATTCATCTAAAGAATATGCTGAAGGTAATGAAACTAATTTAGTAGACACAATTGAGCATATGGAAATAACAGCACAAGATAGCGTATTAAAAGTTATTGAAgatgataatgaaaaatttaatactAGTGATATCAAAaagttttttaaattattacaaaTGACAAATgctaataattataatgatgaaaattttttatataatgatgCAGATATGAATCAAGgtgttaataataacatgTATGAGCAATATAAATCTCCATCTATACCAgcaaatattatgaaacaACAAATGAACCCAGATTTATCACGCACACCTGAGCAATATTcccaaaataataatgtaaataataacaatgcaaataataataataataaatatgacataaatgataatattaaaaacatttataaaataaataacaataatttgGCTAGCTGCTCCAATTTCTGGAATTTCCCCGAAGATGAATTTCCAGCACCAGCTTCAAAAATTGCACAAGATGTAGAGATATTTGATTATTGA